The following DNA comes from Salmo trutta chromosome 15, fSalTru1.1, whole genome shotgun sequence.
gtcttcactatgagtcatacatacatcaattgtcttaaaatcatttatttactaagtaattcacagaaatgcataacaaatggatatcgttacaaagaaatgataaagGAATGTGCCCTTGTGGGCTAAACCAGCATGGTGGTTAGACAAAAGGTTGctaagagttgataattataacaattgaaatgctaatcctttgcacatgaacgctcactcattcgggaacaattgcaatcaatatatatatttacgctcagtgtgtctttgggatctttgttgaaaagtttgttctgttggagaggttgtcctcgcattctctctctctctctctctctctctgttagaatggatatttcaaagtgacattcattaatgtcgttataggacagatgtttcgtcggtcttcgcattcaatgataccgaattcctagctgcagactagtaattaatatcaaagacttgttattattctgtcggtatcaatagtctaagagtttaaccacgtggtatggttaaagttcagacagaggaatgcatggtctccAACGTTTAGCCACTCGTAatggaggtaagctcggtctggtgatagaaaccctgggtgggggttatattcggaattcggaaaaaggctgtctcatgacgccaggtcccgtctgttcatgggggtgtgccgatgacttggtgaaactttacacagaaatacaattctctcacattaacatcttataatcatcccaacatattccaaatagctttatccttattcattcatttttatacaaccattagatgtaagtctcacaactgaggctattatataaacagcgccatggtaatgtggccgtattgtctctcatgagtttcacaaaattgtaccaaacggaccagttcgtagctggattcttcaccgatcttttataccttatccagaacataaatgtcgtttggttctccagtcctgtgaggtggaagaattcctgggttctttctatgaaacacactctgtctcaaaactgtggccaTGAGGTAGGACATTCttttaggaatttacgaccgctctcacagagcctgggtagggggaggtagggggatggtgcatagaaaacccaaagagggcaacatcatgacaacacaaacatattaaccaggacattcaaacgagccttacgattataatccaaaagtaatgtgaaatgtactcataagcaacctggaggCTGTTTTTGCTGTCAGcttatgagaactcccctgagttttcccccacggtggtgaattagtgaataaacacagagcttaatgtgagtttccttcagTAGCACTCGTGATAGtgagctgtaatattcagaatacattgtgaaaaactaaaatctttgctcaacatttttgctccaggcagatatagtacatccataactagtggtttcctcattaccagatatactacatccataactggtggtttcctcattaccagatatactacatccataactagtggtttcctcattaccagatatactacatccataactagtggtttcctcattaccagatatactacatccataactagtggtttcctcatcaccagatatactacatccataactagcggtttcctcattaccagatatactacatccataactagtggtttcctcattagcagggaggattTTCTGCAACCAGATTGTGTGTGCGTTGCCCTCGTGCTGCAaatttagcaaacacagaaaagggcctatattggagaccaatagttgtctggcacactgcttaggatttcaacaactttaataacttatttctagttactactaatgcaaaaacaagacaaaatatgattgttgctaagttgactgtcttaaaacatctttgggatagggggcagtattttcacggccagatgaaaaaacTATTCCGATTTAaattggttactactcttgcccagaaacgagaatatgcatattattagtagatttggatagaaaacactctgaagtttctaaaactgtttgaatggtgtctgtgagtataacagaactcatatggcaggcaaaaacctgagaggtatccaagcaggaagtggcctgtctgagaatttgtagttcttcttttggttctctatcgaaactacagtatctatgcggttacgtagcactttctaaggcttccattggctctctaaagccttcagaaagcggattgaggcatctcctgtctctgggcagagtatagtagctcagtttgtcagtggtctgcccggtgacgaagagattggatatgcgcattcacgagactacgctgttttttcttttcctctttgaatgaatacactattgttcggttggaatattatcgctattttacgagaaaaataccataaaaattgatttttaacagcgtttgacatgcttctaagtacggtaatggaacattttgaattttctcttctcgatatgcgctcgcgcgttaccctttggatagtgacctgaacgcacaaaaaaactgaggtatttggacataactatggattatttggaacaagaacaacatttcttgtggaagtagtagtcctgggtgtgcattctgacgaagctctgcaaaggtaatacaatttttcgaatactaattctgagtttagtgtgccccgaacttggctGGTGTCAAATGAGCTAGCCGTGAtagctgggctatgtactcaaaatattgcaaaatgtgctttcgccgaaaagctattttaaaatctgacatagcgattgcataaaggagttctgtatctataattcttaaaataattatgtattttgtcaacgtttatgatgagtaatttagtaaattgatgtgcacattcaccggaagttttcggtgggaatacattttcagaacatcacacaccaatgtaaaaagctgtttttttatataaatatgaacttgattgaacaaaacatgcatgtattgtataacataatgtcctagaagtgtcatctgatgaagatcatcaaaggttagtgcttcatttagctgtgttttgggtttttgtgacatatatgcttgcttggaaaatggctgtgtgattatttttggctatatactctcctaacataatctaatgttttgctttcgctgtaaagcctttttgaaatcggacaatgtggttagattaacgagagtcttatctttaaaatggtgtaaaatagtcgtatgtttgaaaaattgaaattattgcatttttgaggttttgtatttcacgccacgcccttccattggatattggcgaggcgttccgctagcggaacgtctagatgcaacaggttaattgtcaaataatttaacagatgtcaattgttgtacaacttcatgggtatgctctGGGCATCACATTTTACCTgaaataaacaatggatttctgctgttgtgggcctttaaccatctgtctgactttgtcattcacacaggagagatacttaactatcgtggatcctctggggagcctcaacaacatcatgatgctgaagaggcagagaagagtcactccagatcagaactcctcaagaaacacctgcagagacccacagggaagaaatctaacTGCTGCTCTGACAGTGGGAAAAGATTCACCTCTTCAGTAAaacttaaaatacatcaaagaattcacactgaagagaaaccttttggctgtagtcaatgtgggaagagttttatttgGCTACCAACActgaaatcacatcagagaatacacactggagagaaaccttatggctgtgatcaatgtgggaagagttttattcggctacaaaccctgaaatcacatcagagaatacacactggagagaaaccttatggctgtgatcaatgtgggaagagttttattcggctacaaaccctgaaatcacatcagagaatacacactggagagaaaccttatggctgtgatcaatgtgggaagagttttattcggctacaaaccctgaaatcacatcagagaatacacactggagagaaaccttatggctgtgatcaatgtgggaagagttttactacatctagctatctaactatgcaccagagaacacacactggagagaaaccttatggctgtgatcaatgtgggaagagttttactacatctagctatctaactatacaccagagaacacacacaggagagaaaccttatggctgtgatcaatgtgggaagagttttattcggctacaaaccctgaaatcacatcagagaatacacacaggacagaatccttatagctgtgatcaatgtgggaagagttttattcggctacaaaccctgaaatcacatcagagaatacacactggagagaaaccttatggctgtgatcaatgtgggaagagttttactacatctagctatctaactatacaccagagaaaacacacaggagagaaaccttatggctgtgatcaatgtgggaagagttttattcggctacaaaccctaaaatcacatcagagaatacacacaggacagaatccttatagctgtactcaatgtgggaagagatactctgataaaagatctctgactaaacatcagaaaatacatggagttgtttcatgatatcaatgaattaatgtcccAATGTAGAattttttaacattgtagtaggagtattttaatgatgtcacaatgtagaaccctaaatgtttgttccctgttctattgatttcaacatgatatggatattagcctcagggggaaaatccaggctctgaaatgaaagagtactatttatgtgaaTTAACAAACAGTAACtaacacaaaaagagctgtgttacacttaccatgttggtgacccacttgaatcaaaatgcaacacttcaaaatgtagctagctgttttctacaagttgtcctctaaccagtgatgtacacattattcccagattctgtgtggtttttagctgttagttttaacaggacgttcaacctcatctccctcctctcacgcaattgatttcaacatgatatcgatgagtgatgacaaataagtgttgcgttccttccTGAAGATTAATTttgttccaaggggacgagagttctagaagctagtggggaaaaacatttttttttcttgtttttaattgttgacagccagtagacaacatgtttatattggtgaaggtgaagcattgtagttgattataatatgaaatataagttgttttctgttggtggtaagcattctcttaaggtgttacagtctttggtttttccatttatgttttgaggtttggATTTTAGCATGTATAGCTCGTTAAcatgtatagctcgttagcacgtctagctcgttagcacgtaggacgcactgattggtgtcacctcgttagtcagtatgtgttacacctgtgctggcttgtccatctcgttagtgggaaggtgtttcacctgagctggtccaggttctatttaagagtgtctggcccagtgctccagttgtcttgatacatgtggagagtcaacacctttagttgctccacctttttggtttgcttcctgtctttaagtttggtgtgggtttttcttttgtttctctcttcttgggcagatttagtgggtctcatggtgggtgtcttttacgtcccagttgttgttactagtcaactttcagtggacactgtgagagcaaaattgcaagattatgttataatacttttattgcatcaaatggttgttttatgcaacagaatagagggttcttataactattgtgtctgtgtgttctactgaggaagggcctctgggagaaaacactgacaggagatttacaatgtcttttgggtgataaaacctaaagagactgcattccagagcatgagttaatgtttctgttctatatggtaccagggagagatgaccccagggccagaccctggtctctacacaaagagtactgtttttacagcagatactgtctgctgagaattataagtatctttcatacaaatcttaaccttgtgacccgttctatacatctgttgtttgtcatgtaggttgaaaggggtgcaAAAGACCTTGGTACTTTTGTCTcagggctctcaacgaatcatctggggatgattcatctctcaacgaatcatctgggggtgattcatctctcaacgaatcatctgggggtgattcatctctcaacgaatcatctgggggtgattcgtcgaccagccatcatttatcatagagcactcaattgattcactttataaTTGTATGTTGTATTGACCTACTCCCTTATtattaagtgaataaagatttagtttaagtataactctgacttgtgtgataagtttgtctcatttgatattaaagaaattaacaaacacatttggcgatgggaacgtgaatcttgacttggtgactgacaacctgggtaaatgacctggctcctgacgacctgggtaaatgacctggctcctgacgacctgggtaaatggtgcacgagggatccctctaacttgggatctgaGGGAGACCACACTTCGGGAACAGAGCAGATgaacccacctttgatctgagaggatACCACAACTCAAACctagttttttttaaagaatgaggTGAGCAAAACATGCAAGTGCAGGCTCAGAGTGTGTATTCTTGTGTGTGATATATTTAGGCTGAATATCGATATAAGATATATATCCTGATATTTTTTCTGCAAAGTGAGAGCAAATGTTCAGTCAAAGTCAAAGCCAGATATGACATGTCTCAAGTAGTTTTATTGAAACCGGCTATTTCAGTGAACAGTTGAAaaatcaaatgaataaataataaacagggctcttcacctggttcagattaaatgctcagctggtcaaataacaataacatgcaaacataaacactgtataacaacaggagtaccttttttgaaatcaaagCTCCCTAAGGTGcacatgtaaataaataaaaatatcttaaacaaaaatagcctataaaataaaataggcctatctttttctgaaataaatattatatatatttatgagaaaagtcaacttttttttagtttgacaactttaaatggcttattaaaatcaaattacagatttcttctccTTTCTAACAAATCCAATAGATGCAAGTAGCGaacattacaaaataataaaatatgacaaacccTCGTAAGGGCAgcaattatatataaataaagaacaaaataaagtgctcagtttgagaaaatgttttttaaacatcaGCCTGAGATTACCATTTGCTTTTTGTTAACTCAATTTCTTATCTGAACAGCCTCAACCAGTTGCACAAGAAACAGACTATCAACTCAATAAACATTTTCCCCCTCTTTTTTTACTTtgataaacagtaatgctgtcttGAGGTAGACATTAGaaaaatcaattgtaaatttcggtgttcctcaaggttccgttttaggaccactattgttttcactatatattttacctcttggggatgtcattcgaaaacataatgttaaatttcactgctatgcggacgacacacagctgtacatttcaatgaaacatggtgaagccccaaaattgccctcgctagaagcctgtgtttcagacataaggaagtggatggctgcaaactttctacttttaaactcggacaaaacagagatgcttgttctaggtcccaagaaacaaagagatcttctgttgaatctgacaattaatctggatggttgtacagtcgtctcaaataaaactgtgaaggacctcggcgttactctggaccctgatctctcttttgaagaacatatcaagactgtttcaaggacagcttttttccatctacgtaacattgcaaaaatcagaaactttctgtccaaaaatgacgcagaaaaattaatccatgcttttgttacttctaggctcgactactgcaatgctctactttccggctacccggataaagcactaaacaaacttcagttagtgctaaatacggctgctagaatcctgactagaaccaaaaaatttgatcatattactccagtgctagcctccctacactggcttcctgttaaggcaagggctgatttcaaggttttactgctaacctacaaagcattacatgggcttgctcctacctatctttccgatttggtcctgccgtacatacctacacgtacgctacggtcacaagacgcaggcctcctaattgtccctagaatttctaagcaaacggctggaggtagggctttctcctatagagctccatttttatggaatggtctgcctacccatgtgagagacgcagactcagtctcaacctttaagtctttactgaagacttatctcttcagtaggtcctatgattaagtatagtctggcccaggagtgtgaaggtgaacggaaaggctggagcaacgaaccacccttgctgtctctgccttgccggttcccctctttccactgggattctctg
Coding sequences within:
- the LOC115149622 gene encoding zinc finger protein 2 homolog; translation: MREAEKSHSRSELLKKHLQRPTGKKSNCCSDSGKRFTSSVKLKIHQRIHTEEKPFGCSQCGKSFIWLPTLKSHQRIHTGEKPYGCDQCGKSFIRLQTLKSHQRIHTGEKPYGCDQCGKSFIRLQTLKSHQRIHTGEKPYGCDQCGKSFIRLQTLKSHQRIHTGEKPYGCDQCGKSFTTSSYLTMHQRTHTGEKPYGCDQCGKSFTTSSYLTIHQRTHTGEKPYGCDQCGKSFIRLQTLKSHQRIHTGQNPYSCDQCGKSFIRLQTLKSHQRIHTGEKPYGCDQCGKSFTTSSYLTIHQRKHTGEKPYGCDQCGKSFIRLQTLKSHQRIHTGQNPYSCTQCGKRYSDKRSLTKHQK